Below is a genomic region from Acetobacter ghanensis.
CAAGACTCTTGCCGCATTTGGCGCCTTTACGGAGGGACTTCAGCTTTTTGCGTCCTTCGCTATTCTGCTGAACTTCCCGCGCTTCAACAAGCTCAAGGGCATGGGGCAGATTGTCTCATGGTCCGTGCGGGACGAAACCCTGCACTGCCTCTCCATTATCCGTCTGTTCCGTGTGTTCATTCAGGAAAACCCGCATATCTGGACCGAAAAGCTGCGGCAGGAACTGACAGACATCTGCAAGACCATTGTCGAGCATGAAGAGGCCTTTATTGATCTGGCGTTTGAAATGGGGCCGGTGGAAGGGTTGGATGCAGCACAGGTTAAAACCTACATCCACTTTATTGCAGACCGCCGTCTGACCCAGCTTGGGCTGGACCCGATTTACAATACGACCGCCAACCCACTGCCTTGGCTGGATGACATGCTGAATGCAGTCGAACACGCCAACTTCTTTGAAAACCGCTCGACCGAATACAGCCGTGCATCCACGCAGGGCACATGGGAAGAAGCGTTTGAAACCTCGGTTTTCTCGTAACCGCAGGATTTAAGCAAAGAGGAGGTGCTTACAGGCCGGGCAGGGGTGTGCCGTTTTCCAGCACATCCCGCGCCTGAGGTGTAAAGGCTCCGTCTGCTTCATGCAGCACAAGTCCGGATAACACACGGGCTGGGCTTTTAACCCCCAGTCTTGCCTGTACGAGCAGAATGCGCGCCTCGCGGTCCGCTTTGGGCCAGAAGGGGTAAAGGGTTACGCCACCAAAGCCTCGGGCGGCCAGTTCGGCAATGGCCCGGTCGGTCAGGGCTGTGGGAAGTGCTAGCGTCAGGCTGCCTTTGTGGCGGAGGATGGTAGCGGCCCCTTTAATCCAGAGCGGTAGCGTGTGCATTCCCATACGACGTGCCAAGTCGCGGCGGGGTTCGGGGGATGCGGTGCTACTTGGGGCGTGCCAGGGCGGGTTTGTCATACAATGGTCAAAACGCATGTCCTGCGGCACACCTTCGGGAAAAGATGCCGTGAGGACAGTGGCCTGTTCTTGTTTGTTGGCAAGTAGGTTGGCGCGGGCAAGGTCTGCTGTTTCGGAGTCTTTCTCAATTCCGGTTCCATGCAGGTCTGCTACGCGGTGCATCAGGCATAACAGCCCTGCACCGGCCCCGCAGCCAACTTCCAGCACATGCTGGTTGTGGCGGGCTGGGACCGCCGCAGCCATGAGAATAGGCTCAAGCCCCGTACGGTAGCCTTGCTGGAACTGGCTATAGGCTATACGTCCACGGAGAAGAGTCCCGTGTGACGTGATGGGAAGGTGGCTTGATGGCGCTTGTTGCATCATTGTATCTGGCTGGCTTGAATTTGTTGGTGCTTGACCGTTTTTCAGGTGCCTCGCATATAAGAGAACGTCAACTCATCCCGTGGCTGGGGGAATAGCATTTGGGTGTTGCAGTCAGTCTGTCGGAAAAAGGCAGCGCCGCGAGCCAGGATGGATCTGGAGTTTCTGTGAGTAAACCAGGGGAAGCTGGCCTTAAGGCGCTGGCTGATTATCTCGCTGCGGATATGCAGGCATGTAATCAGGTCATTGTGGACCGCATGCAGAGTTCCGTAGCGCTTATTCCGCAGTTAGCTGCGCATCTTGTGGCTGCGGGTGGCAAACGGCTGCGGCCGTTGCTTACGCTCGCTTCCGCACGGCTGTGTGGCTACAACAATCAAGACGGGCGTATGCGGCATGTTGAAATTGCCGCCTGTGTCGAGTTCATTCATACAGCAACGCTGCTGCATGATGATGTGGTGGATGACAGCCAGCTCCGCCGCGGGCTGGCGAGCGCAAATGCCATTTTCGGCAACAAGGCCTCGGTTCTGGTCGGGGACTTCCTGTTTGCGCGCTCGTTCCAGATTCTGACGGCTGATGCCTCGCTGGATGTCATGGCGATTCTCTCCGCTGCGTCCGCAACATTGGCGGAAGGCGAGGTCATGCAGATGACCACGCAGAATGATCTTTCCACCTCGGTTGAGCAGTATCTTCAGGTCATTTACGGCAAAACTGCGGCCTTGTTTGCAGCAGCCTGCGAATCCGGTGCGGTTATTGGTGATGTCACTCCCAAAGAGCGTGAAGCCCTGCGGGTTTATGGCGCCAATCTGGGTATGGCCTTCCAGCTTGTGGACGATGCGCTGGATTACTCTGCTGATCAGGCCGTTCTGGGTAAGGAAGTCGGGGACGACTTTAAGGAAGGCAAGGTTACTCTGCCGGTTCTGGCGGCGTATGAGGCCGGTAGCGAGGAAGACCGCATTTTCTGGCGGCGTGTGATTGAGGACTGCGAGCAGCAGCCTGAAGATCTGGATGCAGCACTTGCGCGTATTGCCCAGACCAACGCCATTGGCATTACGCTGGCTAAAGCGGAAGACTACGCAGCTCTGGCCCGTAAAGCGTTGCAGGATTTTCCCGAAAGTGACCTCAAAGCCCTGCTTTTGGAAACAGCCAGTTACTCTGCCAGCCGTGCTAGCTAGACTGCCTAAGGGCTGGTTCTAATAGAATTGGCCGAGGACGGTCTGCTTTCCCGGTTTAGGCCGGGCAAGGCAGGGTTGCCTGATCTTCCCACAGATTAATGCCATCAAAACCATAGGCGGGCAGATGTTCGGTCAGGGCATCTGCATCCTGTGGACAGGCTGTAAACCATGCGCGTGCAGGCGTGCGCCCGTCCTCCTTATTGGGGGGGAGGCTTTGCAGGACCGTGCAGCTATGGCGGGCTACGGCGCCCGCTGGGTCCAGCCACGTAATGGTGGGGGGCGCAAGCCTGCGTAGAAGGTCAAGCATAAAGGTGTAATGCGTACACCCGAGGCCGATTGCGTCCAGCCGGTTTGAATCCGGGTGGGTAAACAGACCTTCAATTTCCTCACGAATTGCATTGTCCGGTACGGAGCGCCCTCGAAAAACCTGTTCAGCGTAGCTTGCCAGACGCGGTGCAGCATGGGCGATGAGCGTACATTCTGGCGCATATAGCGCGTGTAGGCGTGTCAGATAGGGGCGGCGGATGGTCGCACGTGTCGCCAGCAGGCCAATAACGCCAGTTTGCGTCTGCCGGGCCGCCCAGCGGATGGGGGGAACACAGCCGATAAATGGCGTTGAGGGGCAGGCCGCGCGCAGGGCGTCCAGCGCCAGAGTGCTGGCCGTATTGCAGGCTATAATGACAGCCTGAGGGCGGAGGCGCGTAATTGCTTGAGAAATAAGGGTGATGATGCGCTCGATAAGGAGCGCATCATCCTGCTCGCCGTAAGGGAAGACGGCAGTATCCGCCAGATAATCCACGTGTATATGTGGAGAGAGCGACCGAATGGCCCGCACAATACCTAGCCCACCAATACCCGAGTCAAACGCCAGAACACGGTAGGGACCAGAAAGCGCGGGGCCAGTCGTCTGCACGGTGTTATTTGTCCTTGCGTGCCTTGAATTCGGCAGCTTCTTCCAGACTGCCAACACCGCCACGGCGTGCGGACCACCCACATGGATCTTCCAGAAAGCGGCGGACTTCAGAGGCTGCTTCTTCCGAGAAGTAGGGGCGGCTGGAGCAGGCTTCCAGCACATCCCACCATGTGCACAGGGAGTGCAGGGTGACGTCCATGTCTGTCAGCGTTTGCTGCGCACCGGGGAAGACGCCGTAGTAGAAGACCACAAAGGCGTGGTTCACAATAGCACCTGCATTGCGCAGGGCATTGGCGAACTGCACTTTGGATGCACCGTCGGTGGTCAGGTCTTCCACCAGCAAGGTGCGCATGTTTTCGGGCACATCGCCTTCGATCTGGGCGTTGCGGCCAAAGCCTTTGGGTTTTTTGCGCACGTAAGCCATGGGCAGCAACATGCGGTCTGCCATCCATGCAGCAAATGGAATCCCCGCTGTTTCGCCACCCACAATGGCTTCAAGGCTTTCGTAGCCGACATGGCGACCAATTTTTTCCACGCCCAGTTCCACAATTTTTGCGCGGGCGCGGGGGAAGAAGATGATCCGGCGGCAGTCAATATAAACAGGGGACTTCCAGCCGGATGTTAGCGTATAGGGTTCTTCTGGGCGAAAGTTGACTGCCTTGATTTCAAGCAGCAGGCGTGCGGTAGTGAGGGCGGCATCACGATCCCATTCGCTGGTCTCTCCGGTGGGAGAGGCAATGCCTGCGGGCGACATCATGGCAGATTCCTTGAAGTTATGGTGGTTAAAGTCGGTTTGGCATACCGCTAGCCGGGCCGAAAATCCATGCCCCATCTGGTTGTAAATGCTATTTGTACGCTACTTTGGGCGCGAAAAAGGCGGATTTGCATAAGCTGTTGATAAACAGAGATCATAAGCAAGTTGTGATTTTATGTGTAAAGTAAAATGCATTTTACACCTTGCGCTGGCGCAGGATGTGGCGTTTAATTGCGTCAGTTGAGATTGGTTATCATTTATAAGGTGAATGTCGTGGCTATGGAACCAAGTCGGATCGCACGGAAATGCGAGCGGGCCGTCATCACGGCTTACACGGAACTACGCGAAGTGGGGACGGAGGACGTTACGGCCTTCAATGCCTGCACAACGCTGTACCGTATTCACCACCCCGAATCTTCTTTGAGTGAAGCGCGCATGTTGGTCTCCGAATGGATTGACCACCACATGGTACGTAAGTCCGATGGCCCAACGCCGGGGTGCAACTGCGCCTAAGCAGCAGGCCGCCTTCTGGTTATCTTGAAATAAAAGTAGCGGACGCTCATGAGTATGAGCATCCGCTTTTTTTATAACCAAGAACGGCTCGGCACAGATTTGGTTTTACGGAATTAAAAAAGCTGGTCCGTGGTGCCACGAACCAGCTTTTTATGAACCTGAGTGGTTCGTCGCTTTAGCGTTTGCTTAGGGGAACAAAGTCGCGTTCCGTGGCACCCTGATAAAGCTGGCGCGGGCGGCTGATGCGCTGCCCCGGTTCCTCAATCATTTCTTTCCACTGGCTGACCCAGCCGGTCGTGCGGGCAACGGCAAACAGCACGGTGAACATGCTGGTGGGAATACCCATGGCCTTGAGGATAATGCCGGAATAGAAGTCCACATTCGGGTAGAGCTTGCGCTGCACAAAGTAGTCATCGCTCAGTGCAATGTTTTCCAGCTCAACAGCCAGATCAAGCAGAGGGTCGTCCTTGATGCCCAGTTCGGTCAGAACTTCGTGGCAGGTCTGCTGCATAATTTTGGCGCGCGGGTCGAAGTTTTTGTAAACGCGGTGGCCAAAGCCCATGAGCTTGACGCCGCTGTTTTTGTCTTTGACCTGCGCAATAAAGGCAGGAATGTTTTCTTTTTTGCCGATATGCGCCAGCATTTTCAGCACGGCTTCATTGGCGCCGCCATGGGCGGGGCCCCATAGGGCGGCAATACCTGCGGCAATACAGGCAAAGGGGTTGGCGCCAGTAGAGCCAGCCAGACGCACGGTGGAGGTTGAGGCGTTCTGTTCATGGTCGGCATGAAGGATCAGGATCCGGTTCATGGCGCGGGCCAGAACTGGGTTGACCTTGTAGGGTTCGGACATACGCGCGAACATCATGGACAGGAAGTTTTCCGCGTAGTTCAGGTCGTTACGCGGATAAATAAAGGCGTCACCCTGCGTGTATTTGTAGGCCCATGCCGCAATAGTCGGGATTTTGGCAATCAGGCGCATAGCTGCCAGTTCGCGGTTTGCCGGAATGGCAATGTCGCTGGCGTCTGGGTAAAAAGCAGAGAGCGCGCCAACCGTACCGCATAGAATGGCCATTGGGTGTGCGTCACGCCGGAAGCCATTGAAAAAATTGCGGATCTGCTCATGGAGCAGAGTGTGGTTGGTCAACGTGGACGAAAATTTGTCGTACTGCGCTTTGTTCGGCAGTTCGCCATTGAGCAGGAGGTAGATCACCTCTTCGTAAGAAGCATTTTCCGCCAGCTGCGCAATGGGGTACCCACGGTGGAGCAGAACACCTTTATCGCCATCAATGAAGGTGATCTTGCTGCTGCAGGAGGCCGTCTCGCCGTAACCGGGGTCATATGTAAACACGCCCAACTCTGCCGGCAGCTTGCGGATATCAATGACATCCGGCCCAAGTTTGCCGGAAAGTAGGGGCATTTCGGCGGTTTTGCCACCGATCGAAATGGTAGCGGTGGACTGCTTACCCTCGTTCTGCGACACGCTCATGGTGTTTCCTTTTGCATAATGGGGTCACGGTCGCGGCTGCGGCCTGCTGTTTGAGTGTTGTCTCCCATTCGAGAGCAAACAAAAAGGTTCATCCCGATAAACCGCGCGTTATCGCGTGCCTAAAACGGCGGAAAACCGGGTTTTTTTCTCTCAGGGTCGCGTGAATGTGTGCAAAATCAGGCTTGTACTGCTACAGTTTGCCCAAGAGGTCTGGTCTGGAACAAGGTCGCTCCCGCTCATCTTGAAGACGGCCAGTGAACCGGGTGCGAATCCCTGATCAAGCTGGGCGTTTCTGCTATCCAGCCAGCGTGCAAACTCGGAAATTCCGGGGTTATGTCCAATAAGCAGCACGGTGCGGGCCTGGTCTGAAATCTGCCAGAGCATCATGGCCAGTGCACCGGGTTCGGCCTCGTATATTTCGGGGCACAAAAACACGTTTTCCAGAGGCGGCGGGCATAGAACACCCTGAATGCCCGCAAGCGTCTGTTGTGTTCTGACTGCCGGGCTGCACAGAACTGTATCTGGGATCAGATGGTTTTCTCTTAGCCATATTCCGCATCGCATGGCGGCCCGTTCTCCATCTTGCGTCAAGGGGCGTGCCATATCTGAATCGGGAGAAAAGCTTCCCAGATCAGAGGAGGTGGCTTCAGCATGACGGAGGAGAATCAGGCGGCGGGGCGTAGGGACAATAGGCATGGGATCACATGATGTTATGGTGTGGGGGGTAAGGGGGTAGCCTTACTGGCAATGGCTTCATGGTGCCGAATGACTTCATGGATAATGAAATTAAGAAATTTTTCGGCAAAATCTGGGTCCAGATGCGCGTCTTCGGCCAAGCTGCGCAGGCGTGCAATTTGCTGTGCCTCACGCGTTGGGTCCGCAGGCGGAAGGTGATGGCGGGCTTTAAGCGCGCCAACAGCTTTGGTGCAGCGGAAGCGTTCCGCCAGCATGGCAACAAGCGCTGCGTCAATATTGTCTATGCTGCGGCGGAGGTCCTGCAGGGCTTCCGGGGGGCACGGCTGGTTTGTCACGGTGTTTTAAGTCTCTGATTACAGGGAAAGAACATTGTGGGATCGTTATAAACCCCTAACGCTCAGACGTTAACAGACAAAAAATTTTTCTTCCACAGGTGGAAAAGGCAGGTCTACCCACGCCAGATGGCCACCCTTGCCTGCACCTGTGTCTACAAAGATGGCGCGCCCACCCGCGCGGCCGGGTATGGCCAAAGGGCAGCCATTGGTCGAACGCTGGTCATGCCCGCAGTAAACGGTATAGCCGTTGGGAATGTGATTGACCCAGTTGAGTGTGCGTTCGGGAAAACCATCAGGCTGTACCCTGCTGGTTGTTTCGCCAAACAATGCGCGGGACAACAGATAAGTCACCCTGCCCAGTGGAGGTGGGGGCGGCTCGTTGAGCATATGCGGGTCAAACGCACCGTGCACAAAAACCGTACGGCCCATGACCAGCCACGCCGGAGCCTGTTCCAGCGCAGGCAGCACATCTTGTAGAACATCCGCATTGTCCGGAGCCAGAATCTGGGCCAGCGTATCGTCCAGATGGGGGGAGGAGCGGAGCTTCTTGCCCATAAGGGCCCGGCCCAGTTTGCGGTCGTGGTTGCCAATCAGGAACAGGCCGCGTCCCTCACGCTGGACCTGCAACATCAGGCGCAGAACGCCCGCGCTATCTGGCCCATAATCCACCAGATCTCCAAGCTGAATGATAAAACGGTCAGTGGCGACCGCATGGCGGAATGCTTCCAGATCCCCATGCACATCGCCCACAATGCGGAGTCCTTTCTGCATTGCGTTCTTCACGTTTTCGTCATGCCGGGTATCCGTGCACATTCCATCCATACCTGTTCTTTTCTAACCTTCATGTAGGCTTTTCGAGCGAAAACAGGAACGGTGCTGGCAAGTTTTTTTTGAAGGGGGCATACGGATGCACAAGTATGTGACGCGCCAGAATGTTCTGTTTGCGCATAGGGTGCAGGAGCTTTCAGGGGCGGAAACAAGCCTGAAAAATGCAGAAGAGGACAGAACTATGGATGGTAGCGCACTGACCCATACAGGTATCTGGCGCGGGAACTCCGTGGTGCTTGGCCCCTTTTGTAAGTTCGGAACAGTTTGAGAAGAAAAAACAGGAAGGCCTCTCATGACAGAGCGCATTCGGAACGTCGCGCTGCGCAGCAAGGTTTGTCCGGCTGAGGCCGCGGCAAAGCTGATCCGAAATGGTGACGTGGTCGGCACCAGTGGTTTTACAGGTGCGGGCTACCCCAAGGCTGTGCCAATCGCACTGGCCCAGCAGATGGAAGACGCCCACAACCGTGGGGAAAAACACCAGATCAGCCTTATTACGGGAGCCTCCACCGGCCCGCAGCTTGATGGTGAGCTGGGCAGGGTCGATGGCGTTTTTTTCCGTTCTCCGTTCAATACCGATGCGGCCATGCGCAACCGCATTAACTCCGGCAAGACGGATTATTTTGATAACCACCTTGGGCAGGTCGCGTTGCGGGCCCATCAGGGCAACTACGGCAAGTTCGACTTTGCTGTGGTAGAAGCAACGGCCATTACGGAAGAAGGGGGGATTGTCCCAACTTCCTCGGTTGGTAACTCGCAGGCATTTCTGGATCTGGCCGAAAAGGTCATTATCGAGGTGAACGAGTGGCAGCATCCGGGGCTGGAGGGTACTCACGACGTGTGGGACGGCAACAGCTACGGCAATGCCCCGCGTGATGTTATTCCCCTTTCCCGTGCAGACCAGCGTATTGGCCGTAACTTTCTGAAGGTGGACCCGGCCAAGATTCAGGCCATTGTCCGGACGAATGATAGCGACCGGAACGCACCGTTTGCCACGCCGGATGGTACAGCCAAAGCGATTGCTGGTTATCTGCTTGATTTCTTTGAGCATGAAGTCAAACAGAACCGCCTGCCGCCCTCCCTGCTGCCATTACAGTCCGGGGTTGGTAACGTTGCCAACGCAGTTCTGGATGGGTTGAACGAAGGGCCGTTTGAAAATCTGGTTGGTTTTAGCGAGGTTATTCAGGATGGCATGTTGGCCATGCTGGATTCCGGCCGTATGCGCATAGCCTCCGCAACATCGTTTTCTCTCAGCCCGGAGGCGGCGGAAGAGATTAACAACCGGATGGACTTCTTCCGCTCCAAGATCATTCTGCGCCAGCAGGATATCAGCAACAGTACTGGCGTTATCCGCCAGTTGGGCTGCATTGCCATGAATGGCATGATCGAGGCGGATATTTACGGCAACGTGAATTCAACCCGCGTTATGGGTTCAAAAATGATGAACGGAATTGGTGGTTCGGGTGACTTTGCCCGGAATGCCTACCTGTCCATCTTCCTGTCACCGTCTACTGCTAAAGGCGGAAAAATTTCGGCCATTGTGCCTATGGCGGCGCATGTGGACCATATTATGCAGGATACCCAGATTTTTGTGACCGAGCAGGGCCTGGCTGACCTGCGTGGGCTTTCGCCCGTCAAGCGGGCTCAGGTCATTATCGAAAAATGTGCCCATCCTGATTATCGTCCAATGTTGCAGGACTACTTTGACCGTGCACGCAAGGACTCGTTCGGCAAACATACTCCCCATCTGCTGACCGAAGCTTTGTCATGGCATCAACGGTTTATTGAAACAGGGTCCATGCTGCCCGCATAAGCGGTAGTCTGGCGTGGTGTTATGGGCCTCTGCTCTGTAATTTAAGGGCAGGGGCCTTTTTTATGGGCGAAAGAAAACCAGCACGCTTAGGTTGCGCGCACTCAGTCGGAAGTCAGCTTATTCGGAGTGCGTCACGTCAGACGTGGGAAGCGCTAATGACGTGGTAAGCTGGTAAGGCTGATGCGTAATCATAATATCAATCGGTCGGTTTGCGAGAAAATCCGCCGTGGATATTTTGGAGGAAGGTGTTTCGGTAATAATGGCCTCTGCATCACGGTGTACCAGAGAGAACAGGCTGGGCGATGCGGTGGGCGAAAGATAGGCTGCGTAAGGATGGCGCCCCGCCATGCGGTGGGCATTATAGGCATCCCGTTCAGAATTAACGGGAATGGCGACCATAACCTTGGAGTCGGCTTGTAACGCCGCAGTCGTGCTTTTGTAGTCTGCTGGCACAAAAATAACCCGGTCCCGCATATGGGCCTTGCTGACCTGAAAAGCCACTTCCTTGGGGTCAGCCTCATGCAGGTCAAGCATAAGGAAGGTGTTGGAGTGGCGGGCCGTATCCAGCACCGTGGCCAATGTGCTGCTGCCCGGTTCCACGGCAACCTGACCATCGGCACTGTTTGTCAGGCCAAGGCGCACCATGCTGGGGCGGCCGATGGAGGAAATGGTAGCGGCCTGCGCAACATTCTGCGTGCCGCTATTGCTGGCGCACACAATAAGCCCGTGGTGAATGCGCGCCATAATGCCACTGGTCTTGGTGTGATGAATGGCCAGTATGGCAACGGACGCTACGCAGAGTGCTGCCGCAACGGCAATTTTTTTTCAAACACCTGTGCGACGTCGTGGCAGTGCAGCAGACAGACATGTCAGCTCCCTGTTCAGGATGTGACATCAGTGGGTTCCTTGTCCTTCTGGCCGACCATGGAGGCCGCTTTAGCCAGATCAACAGAAAGAACGCGGCTTACTCCGCGCTCCTGCATGGTTACACCAAAAAGCTGGTCCATATGGGCCATGGTGAGCTGGTGGTGTGTCACAACCAGAAAACGCGTACCGGCTTCCGCAACCATATCGCCAAGTAGTGCGCTAAACCGCCCAACATTGGCATCATCCAGTGGTGCGTCTACTTCATCCAATACGCATATCGGAGCAGGATTACAGCGGAATACTGCAAAGATCAAGGAAAGTGCGGTTAAAGCTTGTTCACCTCCCGACAGGAGCGAGAGTGTCGCCAGCTTTTTACCCGGTGGTTGAGCATAAATTTCCAACCCGGCTTCCAGCGGGTCATCGCTCCCCACAAGGCCCAGATGGGCGCGGCCACCGCCGAACATACGGGTGAAAAGGGATTGAAAATGCTGGTCAACCTGCGTGAACACGGCCATCAGCCGTTCCCGGCCTTCCTTGTTGAGCGAACCGATGGAGCCACGCAGCCGATTAATGGCTTCCTCCAGATCGGCAATTTCCGTGCCAAGTGTTTCCGCTTGAGTGGAGGCTTCTTGGGCTTCCAGTTCCGCGCGCAGGTTGACTGGCCCCATATCGTCGCGCTCGCGTGTCAGACGGCCGATCTTGCGGCGCAGAGACGTCTCGGCACCTTCCGTCAGGTCGGAAACAGGCGGTCGTGGCGGGACGGGGGTTTCGACCAAAAGCTGATCCAGAATAGCTTGCGCCTGCTCGCTTTTCCCTTCCGCCTTCAGCAGGTTTTCTCTGGCCGTGGCCAGTTCCCCTTCGGTTTTGCGGCGCAGGTCGTTGGCGCGGGTTAGTGCGGCTTCTGCTTCTGCCCGCAGGCGGTCGGTCTGGGTAAAATGGTCTTCTGCGTCTTCCAGCGCGGCCAGTGTGCTGGCCTTCTGTTGTTGTACCGCAGTAGGAAGTTCGGCCACACGGCCATGGTTGGCGCGCGCACTTTCCAGCCGCTGGAGGGCGCTGGTGTTGTCTGCTTGGGCCTGTGCTTCACGCGTTGCCCATTCGGTATGGGCGTTATTCAGGGCGCTAAGGCGGTCCGTTAGCGTGCCGCCTTCGGCCTGAAGGGTGGCGCGTAGTTCACGCGCCGTATCCAGTTCGGTCAGCAGGTCTGCCCGCTGGGTGCTCAACTGCTTCAGCCTGACCTGTGCATCTGCCGGCAAAGCGGCAAGGGCGGTCTCTAGGGCTGTTTGCGCGACTTGCAGTTGCTGTTCGGCATCAGCACATTCCGTGCTCAGTTCAGCCTGCCGTGGTGTCAGACCTGCCAGACGGCTGCGGAGGGTAAGCGCCTGTTCCCGCAGGGAGCGGTAAGCTTGTGTTGTGGCCGCCGTTTGCTCATCCGCGCTGCGTGTCGCCAGTGTTGCGGCCTGCAAGGCGCTTTTTGCCGCGTTCAGTCTGGTCTGGGCTTCCTGTAGCTTGGTCTGTGCCTGTTGCACCGCGTCCGCCGAGGTGAGCTGGGCTTCCAGTTCTGTCACGGTGGTATTTTCTGTTGCCAGATTGTGGCGCAGGCGCTCCAGTTCAGGCGTTAGTGTTTCCAACCGCGTGGTGGCGGATGCGTGTTGTTGCTCGGCTTGTGCCAGTTTGTCCCGCGCAACTTGCAAGGCTGCTTGTGCCTGTTTGAACGCGGTATGGGCCTGTTGCTCAGCCGCCTGCGCTGCGGTGTTCCGCTCCCTCGTGGCAGCCAGTGCGGATTGAATATCCTGTAGCGCTGGCAGATTATCGTAAGTACTCTGGGCGCTTGCAAGCGTAACGTCAGCTTCTGCCAGAGCCGCCTGAGCGCGCTCGTGCTGGGGGAGTATGGCGTCCAGCCGGGCACGGTAGGAGGCGTGGCGACGTTCGGTTTCCGTCTCATGCGCACGGGCTTTTTGCAGTGCCTGTTCCTGCGTGTGCCGCTTGCTCCGAAGCTCCTTGAGCAGATTTTCATTGTTCTGCACGGCTGTA
It encodes:
- a CDS encoding succinate CoA transferase; the encoded protein is MTERIRNVALRSKVCPAEAAAKLIRNGDVVGTSGFTGAGYPKAVPIALAQQMEDAHNRGEKHQISLITGASTGPQLDGELGRVDGVFFRSPFNTDAAMRNRINSGKTDYFDNHLGQVALRAHQGNYGKFDFAVVEATAITEEGGIVPTSSVGNSQAFLDLAEKVIIEVNEWQHPGLEGTHDVWDGNSYGNAPRDVIPLSRADQRIGRNFLKVDPAKIQAIVRTNDSDRNAPFATPDGTAKAIAGYLLDFFEHEVKQNRLPPSLLPLQSGVGNVANAVLDGLNEGPFENLVGFSEVIQDGMLAMLDSGRMRIASATSFSLSPEAAEEINNRMDFFRSKIILRQQDISNSTGVIRQLGCIAMNGMIEADIYGNVNSTRVMGSKMMNGIGGSGDFARNAYLSIFLSPSTAKGGKISAIVPMAAHVDHIMQDTQIFVTEQGLADLRGLSPVKRAQVIIEKCAHPDYRPMLQDYFDRARKDSFGKHTPHLLTEALSWHQRFIETGSMLPA